Proteins encoded by one window of Nodosilinea sp. PGN35:
- a CDS encoding glycoside hydrolase family 57 protein, with product MATGYLALVLHAHLPYVRHPESDYVLEEEWLYEAIIETYVPLLTMFEGLKRDGVDFKLTMSMTPPLVSMLQDPLLQERFDNHLAMLEELTELEVERHVHNGHMQYLAETYAKEFNHVRNVWESYSGNLVTAFKQYQDTNNLDIITCGATHGYLPLMKMYPEAVWAQIQVAVEHYEDTFGRAPKGIWLPECAYYEGLERMVADAGLRYFLTDGHGILYARPRPRFGSYAPIFTESGVAAFGRDHESSQQVWSSQVGYPGAPEYREFYRDLGWDAEYEYIKPYIMPNGQRKNVGIKYHKITGKGLGLSDKQLYDPYWAKEKAAEHAANFMYNREQQIGHLHGLMQRPPIIVSPYDAELFGHWWYEGPWFLDYLFRKSWFDQNTYEMTHLSDYLQGHPTQQVARPSQSSWGYKGFHEYWLNETNAWIYPHLHKAAERMIDLARREPADELEWRALNQAARELLLAQSSDWAFIMRTGTMVPYAVRRTRTHLMRFQKLWDDILRGKIDSGWLEKIEVVDNIFPNINYRVYRPL from the coding sequence ATGGCTACCGGATATCTCGCGCTCGTACTCCACGCCCACCTGCCCTACGTGCGTCACCCCGAGAGTGACTACGTGCTCGAAGAAGAGTGGCTCTACGAGGCCATCATCGAAACCTACGTGCCGCTGCTCACCATGTTTGAGGGGCTGAAGCGCGACGGCGTCGACTTCAAGCTCACCATGAGCATGACCCCACCCCTGGTCTCCATGCTGCAAGACCCGCTGCTGCAAGAGCGCTTCGACAACCACCTGGCCATGCTCGAAGAGCTCACCGAGCTAGAGGTCGAGCGCCACGTCCACAACGGCCACATGCAGTACCTGGCCGAAACCTACGCCAAAGAGTTCAACCACGTCCGCAACGTGTGGGAGAGCTACAGCGGCAACCTGGTCACCGCCTTTAAGCAGTACCAGGACACCAACAACCTCGACATCATCACCTGCGGAGCCACCCACGGCTACCTACCGCTGATGAAGATGTACCCCGAAGCCGTGTGGGCACAGATCCAAGTTGCCGTTGAGCATTACGAAGACACCTTTGGCCGCGCCCCCAAGGGCATTTGGCTGCCCGAGTGCGCCTACTACGAAGGGCTAGAGCGCATGGTGGCCGACGCGGGCCTGCGCTACTTTTTAACCGATGGCCACGGCATTCTCTACGCCCGACCCCGGCCCCGCTTTGGCAGCTATGCCCCCATCTTCACCGAGAGCGGGGTAGCCGCCTTTGGCCGCGACCACGAGTCGTCGCAGCAGGTGTGGTCGTCCCAGGTGGGCTACCCCGGTGCCCCCGAGTACCGCGAGTTTTACCGCGACCTGGGCTGGGATGCCGAATACGAGTACATCAAGCCCTACATCATGCCCAACGGCCAGCGCAAAAATGTAGGCATCAAGTATCACAAAATCACCGGCAAGGGCCTGGGCCTCTCCGACAAGCAGCTCTACGACCCCTACTGGGCCAAAGAAAAAGCCGCCGAGCACGCCGCCAACTTTATGTACAACCGCGAGCAGCAGATCGGCCACCTCCACGGCCTGATGCAGCGCCCGCCGATCATCGTCTCGCCCTACGACGCCGAGCTGTTTGGCCACTGGTGGTACGAAGGCCCCTGGTTCCTCGACTACCTCTTCCGCAAGAGCTGGTTCGACCAAAACACCTACGAAATGACCCACCTGAGCGACTACCTCCAGGGTCACCCCACCCAGCAGGTAGCCCGCCCCTCCCAGTCGAGCTGGGGCTACAAAGGCTTCCACGAATACTGGCTAAACGAAACCAACGCCTGGATTTACCCCCACCTGCACAAGGCCGCCGAGCGCATGATCGACTTGGCCCGCCGCGAACCCGCCGACGAGCTAGAGTGGCGCGCCCTCAACCAGGCGGCGCGAGAACTGCTGCTGGCCCAATCGTCTGACTGGGCCTTCATCATGCGAACGGGGACGATGGTGCCCTACGCGGTGCGCCGCACCCGCACCCACCTGATGCGCTTCCAAAAGCTCTGGGACGACATCCTGCGCGGCAAGATCGACTCCGGCTGGCTAGAGAAGATCGAGGTGGTGGACAACATCTTCCCCAACATCAACTACCGTGTCTACCGCCCGTTGTAG
- a CDS encoding tetratricopeptide repeat protein produces the protein MGKRYCGLLLVTLALVGCQRQAAVPWRATALSTEALENLAYPPFLVDAQAAGRYRQEGLAFRQQGDLARAIATLKIAAALDPHNPEGQVLLGWTQHLAGFAAPATAALQAALSHSPEHVPALNALGIVYLVDGQLEAAVATHTRAAELQPDNEIAYYNLSLAYERLGQTEQAIAAAQTATELEPGNPHPWVALALAHWSAADSPQATANYRRALSLDGRYTRRDYLDHLEQAGFSPEQIGTTEEIRRAVGL, from the coding sequence ATGGGCAAACGGTATTGTGGGCTATTACTGGTAACGTTGGCGCTGGTGGGCTGCCAGCGGCAGGCGGCGGTGCCGTGGCGGGCCACTGCGCTTTCGACCGAGGCGCTAGAGAACCTGGCCTACCCGCCGTTTTTGGTGGATGCCCAGGCGGCGGGGCGCTACCGGCAGGAGGGGCTGGCCTTTCGGCAGCAGGGGGATCTGGCGCGGGCGATCGCCACCCTAAAAATCGCCGCCGCATTGGATCCACATAACCCCGAGGGCCAGGTCTTGCTGGGCTGGACCCAGCACCTGGCCGGGTTTGCGGCCCCGGCGACGGCGGCGTTGCAGGCGGCCCTCAGCCACAGCCCTGAGCACGTGCCCGCCCTCAACGCCCTGGGCATTGTATACCTGGTGGATGGGCAGCTGGAGGCGGCGGTGGCGACCCACACCCGCGCCGCTGAGCTACAGCCCGACAATGAGATCGCCTACTACAACCTCAGTCTGGCCTACGAGCGGCTGGGGCAGACTGAGCAGGCGATCGCCGCCGCCCAGACCGCCACCGAGCTAGAGCCGGGCAACCCCCACCCCTGGGTGGCGCTGGCGCTGGCCCACTGGTCGGCAGCAGACTCTCCCCAGGCCACGGCAAACTACCGTCGGGCCCTGAGCCTGGATGGTCGCTACACCCGCCGGGATTATTTAGACCACCTGGAGCAAGCCGGGTTTAGCCCAGAGCAAATTGGGACGACGGAGGAGATTCGGCGGGCGGTGGGGCTGTAG